The following are from one region of the Chloroflexi bacterium ADurb.Bin180 genome:
- a CDS encoding hypothetical protein (Bacterial pre-peptidase C-terminal domain) has protein sequence MFRPRRFVPVLVLLLVLPLAAPFVPSMTRAVTASSSATYTFSGTVYLGVESPQALSGVTLTLYTSDRPDTLGAAHNTAVSSSHGTYTLSYTTLGTYTYWHIVETPLAGYTPLRSSAGAGGEEFSATWIRYQSPSTFLHSGNDFYNAASATPTPTVTATRTQTPTPTFASTPTASPSPTDKLQCIEICAVADTYLEEEYPTHNNGSDDYLVVEGKLAPLGGLYRHQYTLLRFDLGLVPHGYSVQSASLMLDQLWSGGDASATLSLYPLTSAWDEGTATWASQPSMGGSAVAQAVSGSGPRVLSWNVTSVVNSWLSGAWANHGLAVRSEFDAGNWKRIFSSREGPGTCPRLQLCVGASHPLPTTTSTRTPTRTRAPAPTPTASATFECPAENSGDSFESAVVLTGVNQGLNTRAFICPHGDQDWWKVSAQAGDTIRAWLDDLPSDYALFLYRPNHSLAEWSSSDASDESLEFVADASGDWRLMVQGRLPANWSASLWYHLRANVCPGVDEDGIELKSGVAQTGYLCGRGDEDWYTYRVPDAQGIYLHAYLHNLPGNYDLQFRDPHGYTVYTCNNPGTMFEEINLPVSSNPGLWQLGVIAPGGDYSAVQPYELVANLGTFVDLTVRRIEVTQAIQRADANSVPLVEGKPAIIRIYVGTGQTQETIENVSVELMAWSSDAPGVPLPGSPLLVGPGAVPHEDLLQQRLNPNTLSVLLPDAWQLPYSPGRKLVLMATVKAAPSQPELNTANNTRIETAYFLPGRSQSIMVAQISYAGCPTVSFQDPRFAASLAYMEDLYPVSHVDWYLFPSGKPILTGTPLNIPGVVPGGCGQGWSNLLNLMIWQFYGVTGMPYNWSLYGLIDDCVPGGGGCGQAIPNVAAGYLGGVDIMAHEVGHNMNLVHAPCGDVGDYDAGFPHYANPGGGEYPWASIGEVGVRLRGGLTLFDPARTYDIMSYCGGDPTPWISPYNYWNLSSFEIWQASADRTAADLRQVIAVGQVLGPGALQLQPLWVRTMPDQTTGAGSGPYHVEVQDAGGGELASGDFAPDHHESASPDAGAFAAVLPYPQNAARVVFSYQGQVLQTISASPHAPTVTITYPVGGEVWAASGTYTVTWQQSDADGDALLSNVLYSPDHGATWAPAAVNITGTTLAVDAAELAGGGQALFRVEVNDGLNTTSATSGAVRVPNKPPLVLVLSPASDTVVPPGRIVLLHGIVTDREDGPLSGAGLTWSSDRDGPLGSGANVAAPALSRGWHTITVTAHDSDGLSGSAAVRVLVGQRMWLPAVIKRR, from the coding sequence GTGTTTCGCCCCCGACGTTTCGTCCCCGTGCTCGTGCTGCTTCTCGTATTGCCCCTGGCTGCTCCTTTTGTTCCATCGATGACCCGGGCCGTTACCGCGTCGTCGTCGGCCACCTACACCTTTAGCGGCACCGTCTATCTCGGTGTGGAATCACCTCAGGCGCTGTCGGGGGTCACCCTCACGCTGTATACGTCTGACCGCCCCGACACACTGGGCGCGGCGCACAACACCGCGGTGAGCAGCAGCCACGGTACGTACACGCTGAGCTACACCACGCTAGGCACCTACACCTACTGGCACATCGTCGAGACGCCCCTGGCGGGCTACACGCCGCTGCGCTCCAGTGCCGGGGCAGGGGGCGAGGAGTTCAGCGCCACCTGGATCCGCTACCAGAGCCCCAGCACCTTTCTGCACAGCGGCAACGACTTTTACAACGCTGCGTCGGCCACACCCACCCCAACGGTGACCGCGACCCGCACGCAAACCCCGACGCCCACGTTCGCGTCCACACCGACCGCTTCTCCGTCGCCCACGGACAAGCTGCAGTGCATCGAGATCTGCGCCGTGGCCGACACGTATCTGGAGGAAGAATACCCCACGCATAACAATGGCAGCGATGATTACCTGGTGGTCGAGGGCAAGCTCGCGCCCCTGGGCGGGCTCTACCGCCACCAGTACACGCTGCTGCGCTTTGACCTGGGGCTGGTCCCGCACGGCTACTCCGTCCAGTCGGCCAGCCTGATGCTGGATCAACTCTGGTCTGGCGGCGACGCCAGCGCAACCCTGTCGCTGTATCCGCTCACCTCCGCCTGGGACGAGGGCACCGCGACCTGGGCGAGCCAGCCGTCGATGGGCGGTTCAGCCGTGGCGCAGGCGGTGTCGGGCTCTGGCCCGCGAGTGCTCTCGTGGAACGTCACCAGCGTGGTCAATTCGTGGCTCAGCGGGGCGTGGGCCAATCACGGCCTGGCCGTGCGCAGCGAGTTCGATGCCGGCAACTGGAAGCGCATTTTCAGCAGCCGCGAGGGGCCAGGAACCTGCCCGCGCCTGCAGCTCTGCGTGGGAGCCAGCCATCCCCTGCCGACGACGACCTCTACGCGGACGCCCACCCGTACCCGCGCGCCAGCGCCCACGCCGACGGCCAGTGCGACATTCGAGTGCCCTGCCGAAAACAGCGGCGACTCGTTCGAGTCAGCGGTGGTGCTGACCGGCGTCAACCAGGGTCTGAACACGCGAGCTTTTATCTGCCCCCACGGAGACCAGGACTGGTGGAAGGTCTCGGCGCAGGCCGGCGATACCATCCGCGCCTGGTTGGACGACCTTCCCAGCGACTATGCGCTCTTCCTCTACCGGCCCAACCACTCCCTGGCGGAATGGTCCTCCTCTGACGCCAGCGACGAGAGCCTCGAATTCGTGGCCGACGCCAGCGGTGATTGGCGGCTGATGGTCCAGGGTCGGCTGCCGGCCAACTGGAGTGCGTCGCTGTGGTATCACCTGCGGGCCAACGTGTGCCCCGGGGTCGACGAGGACGGCATCGAGCTCAAGTCGGGGGTGGCCCAGACGGGCTACCTCTGCGGCCGCGGCGATGAGGACTGGTACACCTACCGCGTGCCAGACGCACAGGGCATTTACCTGCATGCCTATTTGCACAATCTGCCGGGAAACTATGACCTGCAGTTCCGCGATCCCCACGGCTACACGGTCTACACCTGCAACAATCCGGGCACGATGTTCGAAGAGATCAACCTGCCGGTGAGCAGCAACCCCGGGCTGTGGCAGCTGGGCGTGATCGCCCCAGGCGGCGACTATAGCGCCGTGCAGCCCTATGAGCTGGTGGCCAATCTGGGGACGTTCGTGGACCTCACCGTACGCCGCATCGAGGTGACCCAGGCCATCCAGCGCGCCGACGCCAACAGCGTGCCCCTGGTGGAGGGCAAGCCGGCCATCATTCGCATCTATGTCGGCACCGGGCAGACCCAGGAGACCATCGAGAACGTGTCCGTAGAGCTGATGGCCTGGTCCTCCGATGCTCCTGGCGTGCCGCTTCCCGGCTCGCCGCTGCTGGTGGGCCCGGGAGCAGTGCCGCACGAGGATCTGCTGCAGCAGCGCCTCAACCCCAATACGCTCAGCGTGCTCCTGCCCGATGCCTGGCAGTTGCCCTACTCGCCGGGGCGTAAGCTGGTCCTGATGGCCACGGTCAAGGCGGCGCCGTCGCAGCCCGAGCTGAACACGGCGAACAACACGCGTATCGAGACGGCCTACTTTCTGCCCGGGCGCAGCCAATCGATCATGGTCGCTCAGATCTCGTACGCCGGGTGCCCCACTGTGTCTTTCCAGGATCCGCGGTTCGCCGCCAGTCTGGCCTATATGGAAGACCTCTATCCCGTCAGCCACGTGGACTGGTACCTGTTTCCCTCGGGCAAGCCGATCCTCACCGGCACTCCCTTGAACATCCCGGGGGTCGTCCCAGGGGGCTGCGGCCAGGGATGGTCGAACTTGCTCAACCTGATGATCTGGCAGTTCTATGGCGTGACGGGCATGCCCTACAACTGGTCGCTCTATGGCCTCATCGACGATTGTGTGCCGGGTGGTGGCGGCTGCGGCCAGGCGATTCCCAACGTGGCCGCCGGCTACCTGGGCGGCGTCGACATTATGGCCCACGAGGTCGGGCACAACATGAACCTGGTCCACGCCCCCTGCGGCGATGTCGGCGACTATGATGCCGGGTTCCCGCACTATGCCAATCCGGGCGGCGGCGAGTATCCCTGGGCTTCGATTGGCGAGGTGGGCGTGCGCCTGCGCGGCGGCCTGACCCTGTTCGACCCGGCCAGGACCTATGACATCATGTCCTACTGCGGTGGGGATCCCACACCGTGGATCTCTCCCTACAACTACTGGAACCTGAGCTCGTTCGAAATCTGGCAGGCCTCGGCCGACCGCACAGCGGCTGACTTGCGCCAGGTGATCGCCGTGGGTCAGGTCCTGGGGCCGGGAGCGCTGCAGCTCCAGCCGCTGTGGGTGCGCACGATGCCGGATCAGACCACCGGGGCCGGCAGCGGGCCGTACCATGTCGAGGTGCAGGATGCCGGAGGGGGCGAGCTGGCCAGCGGCGATTTTGCACCGGATCACCACGAGAGTGCGAGTCCCGACGCGGGGGCGTTCGCCGCAGTGCTGCCCTACCCACAGAACGCGGCTCGTGTGGTCTTCTCATACCAGGGCCAAGTTCTCCAGACCATCAGCGCCAGCCCTCATGCGCCGACGGTGACCATCACCTATCCCGTCGGCGGCGAAGTGTGGGCTGCCAGCGGCACCTACACCGTGACCTGGCAGCAGAGCGATGCCGACGGCGATGCTCTGCTCAGCAACGTCCTCTATTCGCCCGACCACGGCGCAACCTGGGCCCCCGCGGCCGTGAACATCACGGGTACGACCCTCGCCGTGGATGCGGCCGAGCTGGCGGGCGGCGGGCAGGCACTCTTCCGCGTCGAAGTGAACGATGGTCTGAATACCACCAGCGCCACCAGCGGCGCGGTGCGGGTGCCCAACAAGCCGCCGCTCGTGCTGGTGCTGAGCCCGGCCAGCGACACCGTCGTGCCGCCGGGGCGGATCGTGCTGCTGCACGGCATTGTCACGGACCGCGAGGACGGCCCGCTGAGCGGCGCTGGGCTGACCTGGTCCTCGGACCGCGACGGGCCGCTGGGGAGCGGGGCCAATGTGGCGGCGCCTGCGCTCTCGCGCGGCTGGCACACGATCACGGTGACCGCGCACGACAGCGATGGCTTGAGCGGCTCGGCGGCGGTGCGCGTGCTGGTAGGGCAGAGGATGTGGCTGCCGGCGGTGATCAAGCGGCGCTAG